In a genomic window of Sulfuricurvum sp.:
- a CDS encoding response regulator transcription factor — MIFLYSSRAEVINHWMGAFSDIKMAICENEEELYSRIDTLQEEMVLLLEHRQYHEIKAFLSLFQTTYPHIKIMLFSNKPSYEEGYELLPFGIKAYANTYMAHIHLKDALNTVLLGNIWLYPEFIQMMIQSFSKPHPSLHVNDILSTYHLTEREIQIALLLKKGLSNKEIAERTGISERTVKAHLSAVFEKTGIKDRLALALAL, encoded by the coding sequence ATGATTTTTTTATACTCATCACGAGCAGAAGTTATAAACCATTGGATGGGTGCTTTTAGTGATATTAAAATGGCTATTTGCGAAAATGAAGAGGAACTATACTCCCGAATAGATACACTGCAAGAAGAGATGGTTTTACTGTTAGAACATAGACAATACCATGAAATCAAAGCATTCTTATCTCTTTTTCAGACAACATACCCACATATCAAAATTATGCTCTTTTCCAATAAACCAAGCTATGAGGAAGGATATGAGTTATTACCATTTGGTATTAAAGCGTATGCTAATACCTATATGGCTCATATTCACCTCAAGGATGCTTTGAATACTGTTTTATTGGGTAATATTTGGTTGTATCCTGAGTTTATTCAAATGATGATTCAATCATTTTCAAAACCTCACCCCTCCTTACATGTAAACGATATTTTGTCTACATATCATCTTACAGAAAGAGAAATACAAATAGCCCTACTTCTTAAAAAAGGTCTGAGCAATAAAGAAATTGCTGAGCGAACCGGTATTTCTGAGCGAACTGTTAAGGCACATTTAAGTGCAGTTTTTGAAAAAACAGGTATAAAAGATCGTCTTGCACTCGCATTAGCCCTCTAA